The following proteins are encoded in a genomic region of Phaeodactylum tricornutum CCAP 1055/1 chromosome 1, whole genome shotgun sequence:
- a CDS encoding DNA topoisomerase, with the protein ITILHVAEKPSIAQAIAHGLASAEGKSSNPSMRSKSLPVYELSNGISFPKAPHAKHFQHKITSVAGHVFNVDFPEKYQSWDSVDPAELFEAPIVRKPCKSSVVRHLEDEARGVHFIVLWMDCDREGENINFEVLDCCMHVMKSGGSSNFDRVYRAYFSAINPSDIQKAYNSLGKPDKNQALSVDARQELDLKVGIAFSRYQTRYFQGRYGDLNSAVLSYGPCQTPTLGFCVQRYIDIQTFKPEPYWVLELAVMKRGRSLRALWGSGRSFNKNKVEKLLLEALESGPFAKVTSVVAKDKKQGRPIPLNTVALLKACSKALGIGPHATLQTAERLYLSGYLSYPRTESSAYPKSFDIYGTLQQQSSDVRWGSYVRELLREGPNKSRGGIDMGDHPPITPCRATRAGELSGDMARVYDLVVRHFIASVSQDAVWRSTQIDFAIEALGEKGVFTLRGKEPVSPGFLAVLLHTEYGEENIEVSVVPGTTVRANLGIKEKMTTPPTYLTESELISLMEKNGIGTDASISTHIENVQKRNYVALESGRRLVPSKLGIVLAQGYHQIDSSLVLPRVRSDIEDECNKIAKGLLSKDIVVQKAIDLFRNKFDSFVNNISKMDVLFSTSFSKLEDVGKPFTRCGLTRRYLQFIEGPPPRLYNKWTETVYPLPSGGIVKQWTGRVCSVENCNFELCLFSVGNPQRTFPLCPRCFNDSKWSLDADELPQDPTDTEDEQKEKQITSIAGKRLVLECPLPDEHPSIEELTVSTDPESDGVLILDPHMGPKWRLVSTRDPIIVYMPKGIEKITVLNKKDEALGVHLMQVDFKAGDSPFPDGELKYTSCFPEDEVLKARVRIYHGSDRLTASGRGGRGRGGRGGR; encoded by the exons ATCACTATCCTACACGTAGCGGAAAAACCTAGTATTGCTCAGGCCATTGCACATGGATTGGCATCAGCGGAAGGAAAATCATCCAATCCTAGTATGCGAAGCAAGAGTCTCCCTGTGTACGAGCTGTCCAACGGCATTTCCTTTCCCAAGGCTCCACACGCAAAACATTTCCAACATAAGATCACATCGGTGGCCGGGCACGTATTTAACGTGGATTTTCCCGAGAAATATCAATCGTGGGATTCAGTGGATCCGGCCGAACTCTTTGAGGCGCCAATTGTGCGAAAGCCTTGCAAATCCTCCGTAGTTCGGCATTTGGAGGATGAAGCCCGTGGCGTGCATTTCATTGTGCTTTGGATGGACTGCGACCGGGAAGGTGAAAACATCAACTTTGAAGTACTCGACTGTTGTATGCATGTAATGAAGAGCGGTGGTAGCTCAAACTTTGATCGCGTTTATCGTGCTTACTTTTCCGCAATTAATCCGTCCGATATTCAAAAAGCCTACAACTCTTTG GGCAAGCCAGACAAGAACCAGGCCCTTTCCGTTGATGCCCGACAGGAATTGGATTTGAAAGTAGGCATTGCTTTCTCGCGCTACCAAACTCGATACTTTCAAGGTCGCTATGGTGATCTCAACAGTGCAGTGCTTTCCTACGGCCCTTGCCAGACCCCGACGCTCGGCTTTTGTGTGCAACGCTACATTGACATTCAAACGTTCAAACCGGAACCGTACTGGGTGTTGGAACTGGCCGTCATGAAGCGAGGGCGATCGTTGCGAGCTCTCTGGGGCTCGGGGCGTTCTTTCAACAAGAACAAGGTCGAAAAGTTGTTACTTGAGGCCTTGGAAAGTGGACCTTTTGCCAAAGTTACGAGCGTCGTTGCCAAAGATAAGAAACAGGGACGACCAATTCCTTTGAATACAGTGGCGCTTCTCAAAGCTTGCAGTAAAGCACTAGGAATTGGTCCTCACGCCACGTTGCAAACTGCAGAACGACTTTATCTGAGTGGCTATCTTTCGTACCCTAGAACCGAGTCTTCGGCCTATCCGAAATCTTTCGATATTTATGGCACTCTTCAGCAACAGTCATCAGACGTTCGATGGGGGAGCTATGTGAGAGAATTACTTCGAGAAGGTCCAAACAAGTCGCGGGGAGGCATTGATATGGGAGACCATCCTCCAATCACCCCATGCCGTGCTACTCGTGCTGGTGAACTAAGCGGGGACATGGCGCGGGTTTACGATTTAGTTGTGCGTCATTTCATTGCTTCTGTCAGCCAAGATGCAGTGTGGCGTTCAACGCAGATCGATTTTGCCATCGAAGCTCTGGGAGAGAAAGGTGTATTTACTCTTCGAGGCAAAGAGCCTGTTTCACCGGGCTTCCTTGCCGTCCTGTTGCATACAGAATATGGCGAAGAGAATATTGAAG TTTCCGTTGTTCCAGGTACCACAGTTCGTGCTAACCTCGGCATTAAAGAGAAGATGACAACGCCACCCACTTACCTTACCGAATCCGAGTTGATTTCGTTGATGGAAAAGAACGGAATTGGTACGGATGCCAGTATTTCGACACACATAGAAAATGTTCAAAAGCGCAATTATGTCGCTTTAGAATCAGGCCGTCGTTTGGTACCATCGAAGCTCGGTATTGTTTTGGCGCAAGGCTACCATCAGATAGACAGCTCGCTTGTACTTCCTCGCGTTCGTTCTGACATAGAAGACGAGTGCAACAAGATTGCCAAAGGGCTATTGAGCAAGGATATTGTTGTCCAAAAGGCTATCGATTTGTTCAGAAACAAGTTTGATTCGTTTGTGAATAACATCTCCAAAATGGATGTCTTGTTCAGCACGTCATTTTCCAAACTTGAAGATGTTGGGAAACCGTTTACCAGATGTGGCCTAACTCGTCGCTACTTGCAATTTATCGAAGGGCCACCACCTCGCTTGTACAACAAATGGACAGAAACCGTATATCCTTTACCTTCAGGAGGTATTGTCAAACAGTGGACAGGACGAGTCTGCTCGGTTGAAAACTGCAATTTTGAGCTGTGCCTTTTTTCAGTTGGTAACCCACAGCGCACTTTTCCTCTGTGTCCACGCTGCTTCAACGATTCCAAATGGTCTTTAGATGCTGATGAGCTCCCTCAAGATCCTACGGACACGGAAGAcgaacagaaagaaaaacaGATTACTTCCATTGCTGGAAAACGCCTTGTTTTGGAATGCCCATTACCGGATGAACACCCTTCGATTGAGGAGTTGACTGTTAGTACAGATCCTGAAAGCGATGGTGTTTTAATTCTTGACCCCCACATGGGCCCGAAGTGGCGACTCGTGTCTACTAGAGACCCGATCATCGTTTATATGCCCAAAGGTATCGAGAAGATCACCGTTCTTAACAAAAAAGACGAAGCATTGGGAGTCCACCTTATGCAGGTCGACTTCAAAGCGGGCGATTCCCCTTTTCCTGACGGTGAATTAAAATACACTAGCTGTTTTCCCGAAGACGAGGTTTTGAAAGCGAGAGTTAGAATTTATCACGGCTCGGACCGACTGACAGCATCAGGACGAGGTGGGCGAGGCCGCGGCGGAAGGGGCGGGCGC
- the RPN5 gene encoding regulatory proteasome non-atpase subunit 5 (26S proteasome regulatory non ATPase subunit, homolog to animal subunit 12) — MASEGASGAASGGQLQEKLDLSKETDAKIEQARTLVNAGQLPEALALLSALEKQCRVGNDNPSLVRVCEESLKLCRQVGDEDAMVDTIQSLVTRRSQKTSAVKALVQTALPWCVEEPFAPLPVSTDSEIAFRDRLVVVLRDVTDGKLFLERERAQLTRALATIKEQQGDISEAANVLQDVHVETYGSLSKKDKIEFILEQMRLTLAKKDFVRAAIVAGKVSKKNLAEENMKTYKVQFYTLMTIYHRHDKNALDLARDYHAIYLTPHILADGVKWREALQATVVFLALSPYDNEQQDMLNRIALEENLEKLPACKKTIDLLLKKEIINYPMTHQAELEALPVCHEGGEDLAAHWHEVFHRRIIQHNIRVVSVYYKRIHGARLAQLLQLEPARVEKEIASMVSEGSIYAKIDRPKDIVRFSQPKTAEAVLSDWASDIDKLLNLVETTTHLIDKENMTSS; from the exons ATGGCTTCCGAAGGCGCTTCTGGTGCCGCTTCGGGCGGCCAGTTGCAAGAAAAGTTGGACCTGTCGAAGGAAACCGACGCCAAAATAGAACAGGCTCGAACGCTCGTCAACGCGGGACAGTTGCCGGAAGCACTCGCTCTACTATCCGCGTTGGAAAAACAATGCCGGGTGGGGAACGACAATCCTTCTTTGGTCCGTGTCTGCGAAGAAAGCCTCAAGCTGTGCCGGCAAGTcggcgacgaagacgccATGGTCGACACGATCCAAAGCCTGGTGACGCGACGCTCACAAAAGACCTCCGCCGTAAAAGCCCTGGTGCAGACGGCCTTGCCATGGTGCGTCGAAGAACCCTTCGCACCTTTGCCAGTGTCCACCGATTCCGAAATTGCCTTTCGGGATCGTTTGGTCGTCGTCTTGCGGGACGTTACCGACGGAAAGCTCTTTTTGGAACGGGAGCGGGCGCAGTTGACCCGCGCGTTGGCGACCATTAAG GAACAACAAGGGGATATTTCTGAAGCCGCCAACGTGTTGCAAGATGTACACGTTGAAACTTACGgttcactttccaaaaaggataAGATCGAATTTATTCTCGAGCAAATGCGTCTTACGCTGGCCAAGAAAGATTTTGTCCGGGCTGCCATTGTTGCAGGAAAAGTATCAAAGAAAAATTTGGCGGAAGAGAACATGAAAACGTACAAGGTCCAATTTTATACACTCATGACAATTTACCATCGGCACGATAAGAACGCTCTCGATTTGGCCAGAGATTATCATGCTATTTACTTGACTCCGCATATATTGGCGGACGGTGTCAAATGGAGGGAAGCCTTGCAAGCGACGGTCGTTTTCTTGGCGCTTAGTCCGTACGACAACGAACAGCAAGATATGTTGAATCGGATTGCCCTGGAGGAGAACTTGGAAAAACTTCCGGCTTGCAA AAAAACGATTGATCTCTTGCTCAAGAAGGAAATCATTAATTACCCAATGACGCATCAAGCCGAACTCGAAGCGCTACCGGTATGTCACGAAGGTGGCGAAGATCTGGCGGCGCACTGGCACGAAGTTTTTCACCGCCGCATTATTCAGCACAATATTCGCGTCGTCTCGGTTTACTACAAACGTATTCACGGTGCCCGTCTCGCACAGCTCTTGCAACTGGAGCCCGCTCGGGTCGAAAAGGAAATAGCATCCATGGTCAGCGAAGGCTCGATTTACGCCAAGATCGATCGCCCCAAAGATATTGTTCGCTTTTCACAACCCAAAACGGCGGAAGCGGTTCTTTCGGACTGGGCTTCGGACATTGATAAGCTGCTTAATTTGGTCGAAACAACCACACATTTGATTGACAAGGAAAACATGACGAGTTCGTAG
- a CDS encoding predicted protein, with amino-acid sequence MARLISMARNEKHLRAFLPSKITGMFTSEIENKDCFPFVQRSLSSSTRRKRPAFEKYHLSGNSPTFGRLEGPYEHGEESMDEYLRKTSLSPWVPLPDAAVGKIFDLTAATPRDIHVDLGSGDGRVNFYAINFGVLQSTGIDIDEKIVQIARDRLAKRHPRPKLEFIVADLMDEDHPAWAVVQQATIISMYFADEALAKFRPLLEKKLAGLECKIVTCGYEMPGWISAVEEVVLGMPLNLYNWGNMIDDDDDGDMSFVIDDVIQKKPKELTKDPLANEKFAGSTVIDHTRKFPLRGFDPKILDEHHHWDSDEEEEESDIVNDQKPENKE; translated from the coding sequence ATGGCGCGTCTAATATCCATGGCTCGTAACGAGAAGCACCTTCGcgcttttcttccttcgaaAATCACCGGAATGTTCACGAGTGAAATAGAAAATaaggattgctttccttttgtgCAGCGCTCTCTGTCTTCCTCTACCCGTCGGAAACGACCCGCTTTCGAGAAGTACCACTTGTCAGGAAATTCGCCCACATTCGGAAGGCTAGAAGGTCCTTACGAACATGGTGAGGAAAGTATGGATGAGTATCTGCGGAAAACTTCCCTATCCCCTTGGGTGCCACTGCCCGATGCCGCCGTTGGCAAAATTTTCGACCTCACCGCCGCAACTCCACGGGACATTCACGTGGACCTTGGGTCGGGTGACGGCCGAGTCAACTTCTATGCGATCAATTTTGGTGTCCTGCAGTCTACTGGTATAGACATTGACGAAAAGATCGTACAGATCGCGCGAGATCGCCTTGCCAAGCGCCACCCGCGGCCAAAGCTGGAATTCATCGTTGCCGACTTGATGGACGAAGATCATCCCGCATGGGCTGTGGTGCAACAAGCAACCATCATTAGTATGTATTTTGCGGACGAAGCGCTTGCCAAGTTCCGACCCCTGCTGGAGAAAAAACTCGCCGGACTCGAGTGCAAGATTGTGACTTGTGGATACGAAATGCCAGGATGGATCTCGGCTGTCGAGGAAGTCGTTTTAGGCATGCCGCTTAATCTCTACAATTGGGGAAATAtgatcgacgacgatgatgatggtgATATGTCATTTGTGATTGATGATGTTattcaaaagaaaccaaaagAACTGACAAAAGATCCTCTGGCCAACGAAAAATTTGCTGGTTCTACAGTTATTGACCATACCAGAAAGTTTCCTCTCCGAGGTTTTGATCCGAAGATCCTGGACGAACACCACCACTGGGATAGCGAtgaagaggaggaggaaaGCGACATCGTAAACGACCAAAAGCCAGAGAACAAGGAATAG